One genomic region from Acidimicrobiia bacterium encodes:
- a CDS encoding aminopeptidase P family protein, with translation MQNYPRFSTEEMLRRRLAIESLIDEYELDAIVVYGANRAGSAIQWISEWPVTREAALIIRPGRTDHLYIQFYNHVPTARILAKDAEVQWGGPSTTQTVSEDLHGSRRVGLIGPIGYKMHAVLKAAVGTLIDLDGAYTRLRMIKSAEEIDWLRLGARLSDQAITSLRETVLPGMTEQDLGAIVEAAYLAEGGTNHIHYFGVTSMSSPDRCVPAQYPTTRTIAAGDILTTEISASWWGYPGQVLRSMTIGAEPTDLYVKLHDVADAAFDAVTDVLVDGATAAQVIEAASVIEAAGFTIYDDLVHGFGGGYFQPIVGSASRMNGPLTEVVFEAGMTVVVQPNVITPDELAGVQTGQLVLITKTGVEQLHQVPRGLWRA, from the coding sequence GTGCAGAACTACCCACGATTCTCAACCGAAGAGATGCTACGGAGGCGACTCGCCATCGAAAGTCTGATCGACGAATACGAACTGGATGCCATCGTCGTCTACGGGGCCAACCGGGCCGGGTCCGCCATCCAATGGATAAGCGAGTGGCCGGTCACCCGCGAAGCAGCTCTCATCATCCGACCAGGACGAACCGACCACCTTTACATCCAGTTCTACAACCATGTACCTACCGCCCGAATACTTGCCAAGGACGCTGAAGTCCAGTGGGGCGGTCCGTCCACGACTCAAACGGTGAGCGAAGACCTGCACGGAAGCCGCCGGGTCGGACTGATCGGACCGATCGGGTACAAAATGCATGCCGTACTCAAAGCTGCAGTAGGTACGCTCATTGACCTCGATGGCGCGTACACCCGGTTGCGAATGATCAAATCAGCCGAAGAGATCGACTGGCTTCGACTGGGGGCCAGGTTATCCGACCAGGCGATTACCTCGCTGCGCGAAACTGTCCTCCCCGGCATGACCGAACAGGACCTGGGGGCCATCGTCGAAGCCGCCTATTTGGCAGAGGGCGGCACCAACCACATCCACTACTTCGGCGTCACGAGCATGTCGTCGCCAGACCGATGTGTCCCTGCCCAATATCCGACGACCCGTACGATTGCCGCCGGGGACATCCTCACCACCGAAATCAGCGCCTCCTGGTGGGGGTATCCAGGTCAGGTTCTGCGCTCCATGACCATCGGAGCCGAGCCAACCGATCTTTACGTCAAGCTGCACGACGTAGCCGACGCGGCCTTCGACGCCGTGACCGACGTACTTGTCGACGGGGCGACCGCCGCCCAGGTCATCGAGGCTGCCTCCGTGATCGAGGCAGCCGGGTTCACCATCTATGACGACCTTGTGCATGGGTTTGGCGGCGGCTACTTCCAACCCATTGTTGGGTCCGCCAGCCGGATGAACGGTCCCCTCACCGAGGTGGTATTCGAAGCCGGGATGACTGTGGTGGTCCAACCCAACGTCATCACCCCCGACGAGTTAGCCGGAGTGCAGACCGGACAACTGGTCCTCATCACGAAAACCGGCGTCGAGCAACTCCACCAGGTTCCACGTGGTCTCTGGCGGGCGTAA
- a CDS encoding aspartate aminotransferase family protein: MMDAPAITTPHPGPRTRQILKRLSAVEAGAGLTYGLGDDPIVLDHAEGAVITDPDGNRFLDMVAGFGSLNLGHSHPALVEAVRTQVGRGQQAMSIGSTTRTDLVEKMAGLVAGDYRVMLAASGSEAVEVALKMTRRATGRQGIVAFSGGFHGRTMGALTLMGRQSQRAGLGTLLAGAIHLPFPDPYRSPFGTDPQQISDTTLALLDQQLGDPASGWMPVGAVIIESVQGNGGMIPVPAGFMSGLRDICTRHGILLIADEVMSGFHRTGSLFAYQRDDNVDPDIIVVGKSLSAGLPLAGCLVSASISESNPVGTESSTYAGNLVSCASALAALEVYESFDVSKQARDLGDYFQAQLRAVVGDHRNVGTIRGQGLMVAAELVSDRNDRIPLPVARAVSHLAVQRGLLLYPGGHFGNVLAFLPPLIVTRDQISACVSVVAALLNSAAYDALETAAD, from the coding sequence ATGATGGACGCACCAGCCATAACAACTCCACATCCCGGACCCCGAACCCGCCAAATCCTCAAGCGCCTCAGCGCCGTCGAGGCGGGGGCCGGACTGACGTACGGCCTTGGCGACGATCCCATCGTCCTGGACCATGCCGAAGGTGCAGTCATTACCGACCCGGATGGCAATCGATTCTTGGATATGGTGGCGGGATTCGGCTCGCTCAATCTCGGGCACTCCCATCCGGCCCTCGTCGAAGCGGTCCGCACCCAGGTCGGGCGCGGGCAGCAGGCCATGTCCATCGGGTCGACTACGCGCACCGATTTGGTGGAGAAGATGGCGGGCCTCGTCGCCGGCGACTATCGAGTCATGCTCGCCGCGTCGGGTTCCGAGGCAGTCGAAGTCGCTTTGAAGATGACTCGTCGCGCCACCGGACGGCAAGGGATCGTGGCGTTTTCCGGGGGGTTTCACGGCCGGACCATGGGAGCGCTCACCCTCATGGGACGTCAGTCGCAACGTGCCGGATTGGGCACCCTCCTGGCCGGGGCAATCCATCTACCGTTTCCGGACCCATATCGATCGCCGTTCGGGACCGACCCGCAACAGATTTCAGATACGACGTTGGCGCTCCTCGATCAGCAGTTGGGTGATCCGGCTTCGGGGTGGATGCCGGTAGGAGCCGTGATCATCGAATCTGTGCAGGGCAACGGTGGCATGATCCCGGTTCCGGCCGGGTTCATGTCGGGGCTGCGAGACATCTGCACGCGTCATGGCATCCTGCTGATCGCTGATGAAGTCATGAGCGGATTTCACAGAACGGGTTCCCTGTTCGCCTACCAACGCGACGACAACGTCGATCCCGATATCATCGTGGTCGGCAAGTCTCTCTCTGCCGGACTCCCGTTGGCGGGATGCCTCGTCAGTGCCTCGATCAGCGAATCGAATCCAGTCGGAACCGAATCGAGCACCTATGCCGGCAACCTTGTGTCCTGCGCCTCAGCACTTGCCGCACTCGAAGTATACGAATCGTTCGATGTTTCAAAACAGGCTCGGGATCTCGGCGACTACTTCCAGGCTCAACTGCGAGCCGTGGTCGGTGATCACCGGAACGTCGGCACCATTCGAGGCCAGGGGCTCATGGTGGCCGCCGAACTCGTGTCCGACCGCAACGACCGGATCCCTCTGCCGGTCGCTCGGGCGGTCAGTCACCTGGCCGTCCAACGGGGGCTACTTCTGTACCCCGGGGGTCATTTCGGAAACGTTCTTGCGTTTCTGCCCCCCCTGATTGTCACGCGTGACCAGATATCGGCGTGCGTATCAGTAGTAGCAGCCCTTCTCAACAGCGCCGCCTACGATGCTTTGGAGACCGCAGCGGACTGA
- a CDS encoding LLM class F420-dependent oxidoreductase: protein MVKFAIKTPPQHTTWSDMLEIWQAADEMEVFHSAWNFDHFYPIHGDPNGPCLEGWTTLIALTQATKRLRVGCMVHGMHYRHPAVTANMAATLDIVSGGRLNLGLGAGWFEIESAAYGLELGTIKERMDRFDEGVAVIKSLLANESTTFDGAFYQLKDARCEPKGPQSPDVPIMIGGGGEKRTLRTVARHATMWDALGIEVDAWKAKREILYAHCAEVGRDPSEIETSVHVMFAPDADPNELADKAMVRAEAGVDHVVFSMRAPLSVKHIEPLAVALAAVT from the coding sequence ATGGTCAAGTTCGCCATCAAGACCCCACCCCAACACACGACCTGGTCGGACATGTTGGAGATCTGGCAGGCAGCCGATGAGATGGAGGTGTTTCATTCGGCGTGGAACTTCGATCATTTCTATCCAATACATGGGGATCCGAATGGACCCTGCCTTGAGGGGTGGACGACCCTCATTGCGTTGACCCAGGCGACGAAGCGGCTGCGAGTTGGTTGCATGGTCCACGGTATGCACTACCGCCACCCGGCAGTGACCGCCAACATGGCTGCCACCCTTGACATCGTCTCGGGTGGGCGGCTCAATCTTGGCTTGGGAGCCGGGTGGTTTGAAATCGAGTCTGCTGCCTATGGCCTCGAATTGGGCACGATCAAAGAACGAATGGACCGGTTCGACGAAGGGGTGGCGGTCATCAAGTCACTGCTGGCCAACGAATCGACCACCTTTGATGGCGCGTTCTATCAGTTGAAAGATGCTCGCTGTGAACCCAAAGGACCGCAGTCACCCGATGTCCCGATCATGATTGGCGGTGGTGGCGAGAAGCGGACCCTCCGGACTGTGGCGCGGCACGCCACGATGTGGGACGCGCTCGGTATCGAAGTCGACGCTTGGAAGGCCAAACGGGAGATTCTCTATGCCCATTGCGCCGAGGTGGGTCGGGACCCGTCCGAAATAGAGACGTCGGTCCATGTGATGTTTGCGCCGGACGCCGACCCTAATGAGCTAGCGGACAAGGCCATGGTGCGCGCCGAAGCGGGCGTCGATCATGTTGTGTTCAGTATGCGGGCGCCCTTGTCTGTGAAGCACATAGAGCCGCTGGCCGTCGCCCTGGCAGCGGTCACGTAG
- a CDS encoding carbon-nitrogen hydrolase family protein: MSDQIVRGAAVQAAPVFLDKRATLEKAVSLIEEAGAGGAQIVGFPEGFIPAHPIWFHFHSGTDRPATKLSTELFKNSLEVPGPEIQVLAEAAARAGTYVVMGVCEKRPGTFGTMYNTQVFISPTTGYVGKHQKLVPTVGERLVHAPGGPETFGVFDSPFGPVSGLMCGENSNPLAIFALTSDATRIHVMAWPNHFPKPALPMPDISLTAARAFAQMSKAWVISASAVVNDRIRDMVPLRDEDREFLMRDDIGGGSCIVAPNTTVVAGPAIGNEELILYADMDLDAGITMKLRHDLAGHYNRPDVFRLLVNRAPAPLLLEATSEQLERASIDYGELLALDTPQEEEE; this comes from the coding sequence GTGTCTGATCAAATCGTGCGGGGGGCGGCGGTCCAAGCCGCTCCGGTGTTTTTGGATAAACGGGCCACGCTGGAAAAAGCGGTTTCCCTCATCGAAGAGGCCGGGGCCGGCGGCGCTCAGATCGTCGGATTCCCGGAGGGGTTCATCCCTGCTCATCCGATCTGGTTTCATTTTCACTCGGGCACCGACCGGCCCGCTACCAAACTCTCAACGGAACTGTTCAAGAACTCGCTTGAAGTACCCGGACCGGAGATCCAGGTACTTGCGGAGGCGGCCGCCCGTGCGGGTACGTATGTTGTCATGGGAGTTTGTGAGAAGCGGCCAGGGACGTTCGGGACCATGTACAACACCCAGGTGTTCATCAGCCCGACAACCGGGTATGTCGGAAAGCACCAGAAGCTGGTCCCGACTGTCGGAGAGCGTTTGGTGCACGCGCCTGGTGGCCCCGAGACCTTCGGGGTGTTCGATAGTCCGTTTGGTCCGGTCTCCGGTCTCATGTGTGGTGAGAACTCCAACCCGCTGGCTATTTTTGCTCTTACGTCTGACGCCACCCGTATTCATGTGATGGCCTGGCCGAATCATTTCCCCAAGCCGGCGCTGCCCATGCCGGATATTTCCCTAACCGCGGCGCGGGCTTTCGCCCAGATGTCCAAGGCGTGGGTCATCAGCGCATCGGCCGTCGTGAATGATCGCATCCGGGACATGGTTCCCTTGCGTGATGAGGATCGAGAGTTTTTGATGCGAGACGACATTGGCGGCGGCTCGTGCATTGTTGCCCCGAATACGACCGTGGTGGCCGGCCCGGCAATCGGCAACGAGGAGTTGATTCTCTATGCAGACATGGACCTGGATGCGGGAATCACGATGAAACTCCGCCACGACCTGGCCGGTCATTACAACCGGCCTGATGTGTTTCGTCTTCTGGTCAATCGGGCACCGGCCCCGTTGCTTCTTGAAGCGACCAGTGAGCAATTGGAGCGGGCATCCATCGATTACGGAGAATTACTTGCGTTGGACACACCGCAAGAAGAAGAGGAGTAG
- a CDS encoding xanthine dehydrogenase family protein molybdopterin-binding subunit, translating into MSSRRIEDERLITGNGTYVSDLVPADALFCAFVRSPSAHGVIKEIDLDEVRSSPGVVAVFTAEDLDLNDIPGVTGRGPAAEPMTRPPLARTRVRYVGDPVAVVVAESARQAADAADLAWVEVDELPVELVPGENRAILFEGTDSNLVEEVFIEGGLPAPPAEISVTVEVNHQRLAPVSMETQAILAAPEDGGVHVWCSHQAPHKLKGQISTFMGIERVRVTVPDVGGAFGMKGSMFPEYLVVVAAAMRLSRPVAWIQRRPDQFTGGTHGRAQRHVVTLEGTADGRLTRAMFELWAETGAYPHDGSAVPTFGRLVATGMYDIPRVEIHARTVVTNMAPTAPYRGAGRPEAALTIERGIDAFAKAAGLDPIEVRIRNAVREFPYTTAAGAIYDSGDYVAAIELARSMFDMDAIRDQQQQRLATGDALLGMGFGAFVERAGGAVESWEYAAVEVDPISEEVVIRTGSTDGGGQGHKTVWSQVARDVFGIEEIRVIAGDTDEVPSGMGTFASRSAQIGASGVHRMALKVLELARERAAKHLEASPHDLRYDQGVFSVAGSPDSEVSLWDLARDEPLESDEKFQPGSQTFPYGVHAAVVEVLPETGEVRVLDIVAVDDCGRVLNPMIVQGQLHGSMAQGLGQALWEEVLYDEEGQPLTTSLLAYLIPDSTSLPAIRSDRLEHPAPSNPLGVKGSGEAGCIGLPPAILNAALDALAPLGVTDLQLPLRPQKVWQAIQDARASV; encoded by the coding sequence GTGAGTTCACGTAGAATCGAAGACGAGCGCCTCATCACCGGGAACGGAACGTACGTGTCCGATCTCGTGCCTGCCGACGCTCTGTTCTGCGCGTTTGTCCGCAGCCCGAGCGCCCATGGGGTCATCAAGGAAATCGACCTCGATGAGGTTCGCTCGTCGCCCGGGGTGGTGGCCGTGTTCACCGCCGAAGATCTCGACCTCAACGACATTCCCGGAGTCACCGGCCGCGGTCCCGCTGCCGAACCCATGACGCGCCCACCATTGGCCAGGACCAGGGTTCGATATGTTGGCGACCCGGTGGCGGTGGTTGTTGCCGAGTCGGCTCGCCAGGCCGCCGACGCAGCCGACCTGGCCTGGGTTGAGGTCGATGAACTCCCCGTCGAGCTCGTGCCAGGCGAGAACCGGGCGATCCTGTTTGAAGGAACTGATTCCAACCTCGTCGAGGAAGTGTTCATCGAAGGTGGACTTCCTGCTCCTCCCGCGGAGATTTCGGTGACCGTCGAGGTGAATCACCAGCGGTTGGCACCGGTATCGATGGAGACCCAGGCGATCCTGGCGGCTCCGGAAGACGGGGGCGTGCATGTGTGGTGCAGCCACCAAGCACCTCACAAACTCAAGGGCCAGATCTCCACGTTCATGGGGATCGAGCGGGTGCGAGTCACAGTGCCCGATGTGGGCGGTGCCTTTGGCATGAAGGGCTCGATGTTCCCCGAGTATCTCGTGGTGGTGGCTGCTGCCATGCGCCTGAGTCGACCGGTGGCTTGGATTCAGCGGCGACCGGATCAGTTCACCGGTGGCACCCACGGCCGTGCCCAGCGTCATGTCGTCACTCTGGAAGGGACTGCCGACGGGCGCCTCACCAGGGCGATGTTCGAATTATGGGCTGAGACCGGAGCATACCCGCACGACGGCTCGGCGGTTCCAACGTTCGGGCGTCTGGTGGCCACCGGCATGTACGACATCCCGCGGGTTGAGATCCATGCTCGAACCGTTGTAACGAACATGGCGCCGACCGCCCCATACCGGGGTGCCGGGAGGCCGGAGGCGGCTCTGACCATTGAGCGCGGCATCGATGCATTTGCGAAGGCGGCCGGACTCGATCCGATCGAGGTGCGGATCCGGAATGCCGTTCGGGAGTTTCCGTATACGACTGCGGCCGGCGCCATCTACGACTCGGGCGACTATGTGGCCGCCATCGAATTGGCCAGGTCGATGTTTGACATGGACGCAATACGCGATCAGCAGCAGCAGCGCCTGGCAACCGGCGACGCCCTCCTCGGTATGGGTTTTGGAGCCTTCGTCGAGCGAGCGGGCGGAGCGGTTGAATCATGGGAGTATGCAGCCGTCGAGGTTGATCCGATATCCGAAGAGGTCGTGATTCGAACCGGTTCCACCGACGGTGGGGGGCAAGGACACAAGACCGTCTGGTCACAGGTGGCTCGCGACGTCTTCGGTATCGAGGAGATCCGGGTCATTGCCGGTGACACCGACGAGGTGCCGTCCGGGATGGGAACCTTTGCGTCTCGGTCAGCCCAGATCGGTGCCAGTGGCGTACATCGGATGGCCCTGAAAGTGTTGGAGCTGGCTAGAGAGCGCGCCGCCAAACACCTGGAAGCTTCTCCGCATGATCTGCGATATGACCAGGGCGTCTTCTCGGTGGCAGGCTCGCCTGATAGTGAGGTGTCACTCTGGGACCTGGCGAGGGATGAGCCTTTGGAAAGCGATGAGAAGTTCCAGCCAGGATCCCAGACCTTCCCGTATGGGGTACATGCGGCGGTGGTTGAAGTGCTTCCCGAAACAGGCGAGGTGCGGGTGCTCGATATTGTCGCCGTTGACGATTGTGGACGGGTGCTCAATCCGATGATCGTCCAGGGCCAACTGCACGGGTCGATGGCTCAAGGACTCGGTCAGGCGCTCTGGGAAGAGGTGCTGTATGACGAAGAGGGCCAGCCGCTCACGACGTCGTTGCTCGCCTACCTCATCCCGGACTCGACATCGCTGCCTGCCATTCGGTCCGATCGCCTGGAACACCCCGCCCCCTCGAATCCGCTTGGTGTGAAGGGCTCCGGGGAGGCAGGCTGTATCGGCCTTCCCCCGGCCATCCTCAACGCGGCGCTCGACGCACTCGCCCCGCTGGGGGTTACCGACCTCCAACTTCCTCTCCGGCCTCAAAAAGTGTGGCAGGCAATTCAGGATGCCAGAGCCAGTGTCTGA
- a CDS encoding cupin domain-containing protein yields MPSVIKASALPTHDSTRDGRKRIDLVTEEMFGFTDLRADYILYQPGDTAAAHYHVGARHVWFIAEGRGILHLDDEQHELATGDVCTAGDGEVHWFEAVGDEPFGFYELWVPAPVETVWVVPDDI; encoded by the coding sequence ATGCCGTCAGTTATCAAAGCTTCTGCGCTTCCCACCCACGATTCCACTCGAGATGGTCGAAAACGGATCGATCTGGTTACCGAGGAGATGTTCGGTTTCACCGACTTGCGGGCCGACTACATCCTCTATCAACCAGGAGATACCGCCGCCGCCCACTATCACGTCGGGGCCCGACACGTTTGGTTCATAGCCGAGGGTCGGGGAATTCTCCATTTGGACGACGAGCAACACGAGCTTGCCACGGGGGATGTTTGTACGGCCGGCGATGGTGAGGTTCACTGGTTTGAGGCGGTCGGAGACGAACCGTTCGGGTTCTACGAACTATGGGTGCCGGCTCCGGTCGAAACCGTCTGGGTCGTCCCGGATGACATATGA
- a CDS encoding amidohydrolase has product MIIDVHAHCIPSEFRSWLETADPSTGIKLVQAERGTSVEMAGRAVSQPLRPDLTDLDARLAAMDRQGVDVQVLAGWIDLTAYELPTDQAVAYSRIHNEALAGEAARAPERFRTIGTMPLQNTDASVDALNYAMDELGMAGVELATTVDGAYIDRLDLDPFWAAAEEKEAFVLLHPMTPLTGVDMSKYFMENMVARPAESTIAMAGLIFSGVFERFPDLKFCVVHGGGFMPYQIGRLDKGYEMKPGLTAKNISKPPRAYLKQMYLDTVVHDAGALRYLVEVMGADHILLGTDYPFEMGDDDPVAFIKSAGLTAEQEAMILSGNAERLFS; this is encoded by the coding sequence ATGATCATTGACGTACATGCCCATTGCATTCCTTCCGAGTTTCGTTCCTGGCTGGAGACGGCCGACCCGTCAACCGGCATCAAGCTGGTTCAAGCCGAACGTGGCACATCCGTCGAGATGGCGGGGCGAGCGGTCTCCCAGCCACTCCGCCCCGACTTGACCGACCTCGATGCCCGACTGGCCGCCATGGATCGGCAAGGAGTTGACGTACAGGTACTGGCGGGATGGATCGACCTCACCGCCTATGAGCTGCCAACCGACCAGGCGGTCGCCTACTCCCGCATCCACAACGAGGCTCTGGCCGGAGAAGCCGCCAGGGCACCGGAACGGTTCCGGACCATCGGAACGATGCCGCTCCAGAACACCGACGCGTCCGTTGATGCGCTCAACTACGCCATGGATGAGTTGGGCATGGCAGGCGTGGAGCTGGCCACCACCGTGGACGGGGCCTACATAGACCGCTTAGATCTCGACCCGTTCTGGGCCGCGGCCGAGGAAAAGGAAGCTTTCGTTCTGCTGCACCCGATGACTCCGCTCACCGGAGTCGACATGAGCAAATACTTCATGGAGAACATGGTCGCCCGACCTGCCGAGTCCACGATTGCCATGGCCGGCCTCATCTTCTCGGGCGTATTCGAACGATTCCCTGACCTCAAGTTCTGCGTGGTTCATGGCGGCGGGTTCATGCCATACCAGATCGGCCGCCTCGACAAAGGTTATGAGATGAAGCCCGGCCTGACCGCCAAGAACATCTCCAAGCCGCCCCGTGCGTACCTTAAGCAGATGTATCTCGACACCGTTGTCCACGACGCCGGGGCGTTGCGGTACCTGGTCGAGGTCATGGGCGCCGACCACATCCTGCTGGGAACCGATTACCCGTTCGAGATGGGCGACGACGACCCGGTGGCCTTCATCAAATCAGCCGGACTGACTGCCGAGCAGGAAGCGATGATTCTCAGCGGCAACGCCGAGAGGCTCTTCAGCTAG
- the lhgO gene encoding L-2-hydroxyglutarate oxidase, producing the protein MKYDVAVIGAGIVGLASASAVTKRFPGASVVVIDKEPTIGFHQTGHNSGVLHSGLYYKPGSLKADLCVRGQRAMVEFCETEGLPFKRSGKLVVATDPSQIPAMEELLARGTANGLRGLRRIDADEIKEYEPHCGGVAALHVPESGVADYQAVAVRLAEKLSGDIKLGQPVERIRSGTSGVEIDTPGGTIGARAMIACAGLHADRVAAMSGLETPGRVVPFRGEYYQLTEAASSLINGLIYPVPDPRFPWLGVHFTRRVDGRVEVGPNAVLAMGREHYRGVRPEFGELARTFAYGGFMKLAAKYWKTGAMEVWRSARSSTYAKTATKLVPEIRGEHLEPGGAGVRAQIVMPDGSLQDDFSMIKTDNAIHVLNAPSPAATSSLAIGDHIANLMQGLL; encoded by the coding sequence GTGAAGTATGACGTAGCGGTAATTGGGGCGGGGATAGTAGGCCTGGCGTCGGCGAGCGCCGTCACCAAACGTTTTCCAGGTGCCTCGGTTGTCGTGATTGACAAGGAACCGACCATCGGGTTCCACCAGACCGGTCACAACAGCGGGGTCTTGCACTCGGGGTTGTACTACAAGCCAGGATCGCTCAAAGCTGATCTGTGTGTGCGGGGCCAGCGAGCCATGGTCGAGTTCTGCGAGACCGAGGGCCTGCCATTCAAGCGCTCTGGCAAGCTGGTTGTTGCCACCGACCCAAGCCAGATCCCGGCCATGGAAGAATTGTTGGCTCGTGGGACCGCCAACGGCCTCCGGGGACTACGCCGGATTGATGCCGACGAGATCAAGGAGTACGAACCCCACTGCGGTGGTGTCGCTGCCCTTCACGTACCCGAGTCCGGCGTCGCCGATTATCAAGCGGTGGCAGTTCGTCTGGCTGAGAAATTGTCGGGGGACATCAAGCTGGGTCAACCCGTCGAGAGGATCCGATCCGGTACGAGCGGGGTTGAGATTGACACTCCCGGAGGCACGATCGGGGCACGGGCGATGATCGCCTGCGCCGGGTTGCACGCCGATCGGGTGGCCGCCATGTCAGGACTGGAGACGCCCGGGCGGGTAGTGCCCTTCCGCGGTGAGTATTACCAATTGACTGAGGCCGCCTCGTCGCTCATCAATGGCCTCATCTATCCGGTCCCCGACCCCCGGTTCCCCTGGTTGGGGGTCCACTTCACCCGACGGGTCGACGGTCGGGTCGAGGTCGGTCCCAACGCCGTCCTGGCGATGGGACGTGAGCACTACCGGGGAGTTCGCCCCGAATTCGGTGAGTTGGCTCGCACGTTTGCCTATGGCGGATTTATGAAGCTCGCCGCCAAGTATTGGAAGACCGGGGCGATGGAGGTGTGGCGCTCAGCTCGCAGTTCGACCTATGCAAAAACGGCTACGAAACTCGTTCCGGAGATCCGCGGCGAACATCTCGAACCCGGAGGCGCCGGCGTGCGAGCCCAGATCGTCATGCCAGATGGCAGCCTCCAGGACGACTTCTCGATGATCAAAACGGACAACGCCATCCATGTGCTCAACGCCCCCAGCCCGGCTGCCACCAGCTCTCTCGCCATTGGCGACCACATCGCCAACCTGATGCAAGGACTGCTCTAG
- a CDS encoding aminopeptidase P family protein yields MSVDWEERVNWERLRSYRLARVREQLDAHNLGALLLFETSNIRYTTSTTIGYWAFNKGERWALVTREGQPKIWDFGSAAKAHRLQLPSLYDKTNSLAGNTGLQGAIGPNSGLHERAAEEIAAALREAGVEGEPLGVDMAETGVFMALQAEGLNVTDGQQAMMMAREIKNQDEIMLLTQACAMVDGVYQDIFEFLKPGVRESDVVALAHGRLFEMGSEFVEAINSIAGERCSPHPHVFSDRLIRPGDQAYFDIIHVYNGYRTCYYRTFAVGRASQAHRDAFKQSREWMDAAIDQVQVGKTTADIARVWPEATEFGFEDEMDAFGLQFGHGVGVGLHERPIVSRLNSLDDPVEIKEGMVFALETYAPAKDGRSAARIEEEIVVTADGPRIITLFPCEELMVANEY; encoded by the coding sequence ATGTCGGTCGACTGGGAAGAGCGCGTCAACTGGGAACGGCTTCGTTCCTATCGATTGGCCCGCGTCCGCGAGCAACTCGACGCTCACAACCTCGGCGCTCTATTGCTGTTCGAGACGTCGAATATCCGCTACACCACCAGCACGACCATCGGCTATTGGGCGTTCAACAAGGGCGAGCGGTGGGCTCTGGTCACCCGCGAAGGTCAGCCAAAGATCTGGGACTTTGGATCGGCGGCCAAGGCTCACCGACTTCAGTTGCCGTCCCTCTATGACAAAACTAATTCTCTGGCTGGAAACACCGGCCTTCAGGGAGCTATCGGCCCCAACAGCGGCCTCCATGAACGGGCCGCCGAGGAGATCGCCGCCGCCCTTCGGGAAGCCGGAGTAGAAGGCGAACCACTCGGTGTCGACATGGCAGAAACCGGCGTATTCATGGCATTGCAGGCGGAAGGTCTCAACGTTACCGACGGCCAGCAGGCCATGATGATGGCCAGGGAGATCAAGAACCAGGACGAGATCATGCTGCTCACGCAAGCATGCGCGATGGTCGACGGCGTCTACCAGGACATCTTCGAGTTCCTCAAACCCGGGGTCCGGGAATCCGACGTCGTCGCCCTCGCTCACGGCCGCCTATTCGAGATGGGATCAGAGTTCGTCGAAGCCATTAACTCGATCGCCGGCGAACGATGCAGCCCGCATCCGCATGTTTTCTCGGATCGGCTCATCCGTCCAGGCGACCAGGCGTACTTCGACATCATCCACGTCTACAACGGCTACCGGACGTGTTATTACCGGACGTTCGCAGTTGGTCGCGCCAGCCAGGCCCATCGAGACGCCTTCAAGCAGTCGCGCGAATGGATGGACGCGGCGATCGATCAGGTCCAGGTAGGTAAAACCACCGCCGACATTGCCAGGGTCTGGCCGGAAGCCACCGAGTTCGGTTTCGAGGACGAGATGGACGCCTTTGGCCTTCAGTTCGGACACGGCGTCGGGGTGGGATTGCATGAGCGCCCCATCGTGAGTCGCCTGAACTCGCTCGACGACCCGGTCGAAATCAAAGAAGGCATGGTCTTCGCTCTGGAAACCTATGCTCCGGCCAAGGACGGACGATCGGCGGCCCGGATCGAAGAAGAAATCGTCGTAACGGCCGACGGTCCGCGCATCATTACGCTGTTCCCATGCGAAGAGCTCATGGTCGCCAATGAGTACTAG